A stretch of Rubinisphaera margarita DNA encodes these proteins:
- a CDS encoding PSD1 and planctomycete cytochrome C domain-containing protein yields the protein MKELKPNARVAILLILFGSLATTAPSAQAAETGKSLSFAREIQPILARKCYACHGPDEGDRQADLRLDVREAAVDYGAIVPEDVENSSLIERIFSDDPDLRMPPPHAHDQLTDEEKQKLRQWIEAGAKYEAHWAFTPPTRPELPAVENSAWPRNGIDHFVLARLEQTGLSPAPEADRYTLIRRLSLDLTGLPPRPEEVDQFINDESSDAYEKVVDRLLASPRYGEKWARLWLDLARYADTNGYEKDRAREIWPYRDWVIRAINNDMPFDQFTIEQLAGDLLPEPTIDQLVATGFHRNTMLNEEGGIDPLEYRYYAMVDRVATTGTVWMGMTIGCAQCHSHKYDPISHTDYFRFMALLNNADEPDQILPDETVTKKRAELQTRIEKLQQSLSDQYLASISPADEETVEDVYEQRFTTWLKDEQQKAIDWTIVEPTAMQTNLPRLEVLDDGSIFSTGDITKRDLFELTFDLSSFKKPITGLRLEVLPDDRLPARGPGRAFYEGRKGDFFLSEVTAKQNDQQRTFESGSASYGKISIGSGTADAGNVFDNNGSTGWSTSGREGESHQLLLTFAEPVSPDAPLNLEMLFERHFAASLGRFRISFTTDQKPFQAKPFDAATEALLASSIDDLAAADKQQIERLFLLQTPELEKTRKQIEQLRNQMPEYPTTMVMRERPEDNPRPTHRHHRGEFLSPKEEVSAGIPLLFPQIETAEPSRLALANWLVSEQNPLMSRVVVNRQWQALFGDGLVRTPSDFGTQSEPPTHPELLDWLAVEFRERGWSRKQLHRLIVTSATYRQTSDVPAEDYRRDPENRLLARGPRFRISAETIRDTMLHASGLLSKKMYGPGVYPPQPESVVALAYGNEKWPTSTGEDRYRRSLYTFSKRTAPFAAFTTFDGPTGETCTVQRDRSNTPLQALTLLNDEMYLEMARAMARDVVDSVATPQAIVQEMFRRLVTRPATDAELETILAYHERQRQHLDDDAVAVKAVTGEEKSDSTTAAWILTARLLMNLDEAITKF from the coding sequence ATGAAAGAACTGAAACCGAACGCCCGAGTTGCCATCCTGCTCATCCTTTTTGGATCGCTGGCCACCACTGCGCCGTCGGCCCAGGCTGCGGAAACCGGGAAATCACTGAGTTTCGCCCGTGAAATCCAGCCGATCCTCGCTCGGAAATGCTACGCCTGCCACGGCCCCGACGAAGGGGACCGCCAGGCCGATTTGCGACTCGATGTGCGGGAAGCCGCCGTCGATTACGGAGCGATCGTTCCCGAGGATGTCGAAAACAGTTCGCTGATCGAGCGGATTTTCTCCGACGATCCCGACCTGCGGATGCCCCCGCCGCACGCTCATGACCAGCTGACGGACGAAGAAAAGCAGAAACTTCGGCAATGGATCGAGGCCGGCGCAAAATACGAAGCCCACTGGGCTTTCACCCCGCCGACCCGCCCCGAGCTGCCAGCCGTCGAGAACTCTGCCTGGCCGCGAAACGGGATCGATCATTTTGTCCTCGCTCGCCTCGAACAAACCGGACTTTCGCCCGCTCCGGAAGCCGACCGCTACACACTGATCCGCCGCCTGTCTCTCGATTTGACCGGGTTGCCGCCCCGTCCGGAAGAAGTTGATCAGTTTATCAACGATGAATCTTCAGACGCCTATGAGAAAGTGGTCGACCGGCTGCTTGCTTCGCCCCGTTACGGCGAGAAGTGGGCCCGGCTCTGGCTCGATCTGGCCCGCTATGCCGACACGAACGGCTACGAGAAAGACCGCGCCCGGGAGATCTGGCCGTATCGCGACTGGGTGATTCGCGCGATCAACAACGACATGCCGTTCGATCAGTTCACGATCGAACAGCTCGCCGGCGATCTGCTCCCCGAGCCGACCATCGATCAGCTTGTCGCCACCGGCTTTCACCGCAACACGATGCTCAATGAAGAAGGGGGCATCGATCCGCTCGAGTACCGCTATTACGCCATGGTCGACCGAGTCGCCACGACTGGCACCGTCTGGATGGGCATGACGATCGGCTGTGCTCAATGTCACAGCCACAAGTACGATCCAATTTCTCACACCGACTACTTCCGGTTCATGGCCCTGTTGAACAACGCCGACGAACCGGATCAGATCCTGCCGGATGAAACCGTCACAAAGAAACGAGCCGAACTGCAGACCCGCATTGAAAAACTGCAGCAGAGTCTCAGCGACCAGTATCTGGCCAGCATCTCGCCCGCCGACGAGGAAACCGTTGAAGACGTTTACGAGCAGCGATTCACAACTTGGCTCAAAGACGAGCAGCAGAAGGCGATTGACTGGACGATCGTCGAACCGACCGCGATGCAGACCAATCTGCCGCGACTCGAAGTGCTCGACGATGGCTCGATCTTCTCGACCGGAGACATTACCAAGCGGGACCTCTTCGAACTGACGTTCGATCTTTCAAGCTTCAAGAAACCAATCACCGGACTCCGCCTCGAAGTGCTGCCCGATGATCGTCTGCCGGCTCGCGGTCCGGGGCGGGCTTTCTATGAAGGCCGTAAAGGCGACTTCTTCCTCAGTGAAGTCACCGCGAAACAGAACGATCAGCAGCGCACCTTCGAATCCGGCTCGGCTTCGTACGGCAAGATCAGTATCGGCAGCGGCACGGCAGACGCCGGCAATGTGTTCGACAACAACGGCTCCACCGGCTGGTCGACATCGGGGCGCGAAGGCGAAAGCCATCAACTTCTGTTGACCTTTGCCGAACCGGTTTCGCCAGACGCTCCGCTGAATCTGGAAATGCTGTTCGAACGCCACTTCGCCGCCAGTCTGGGACGCTTCCGCATCTCCTTCACCACCGACCAGAAACCGTTTCAAGCCAAACCGTTCGACGCGGCAACCGAGGCTCTGCTTGCCAGTTCGATCGACGATCTCGCGGCTGCCGACAAGCAACAGATTGAGCGGCTCTTTCTGCTGCAGACGCCGGAACTGGAGAAGACGCGAAAGCAGATTGAACAGCTGCGGAACCAGATGCCCGAGTATCCGACCACGATGGTGATGCGGGAGCGGCCGGAGGACAATCCCCGCCCCACCCATCGGCATCATCGCGGCGAGTTCCTCAGCCCGAAAGAAGAAGTCTCGGCTGGCATCCCCCTGCTATTCCCGCAGATTGAAACCGCAGAGCCGAGTCGCCTGGCTCTGGCGAACTGGCTGGTGAGTGAACAGAACCCGCTGATGAGCCGCGTGGTCGTCAATCGGCAGTGGCAGGCGCTGTTCGGCGATGGACTCGTCCGCACGCCGAGCGATTTCGGCACGCAGTCGGAACCGCCGACACACCCCGAACTGCTTGACTGGCTGGCGGTCGAATTTCGCGAACGCGGCTGGTCCCGCAAGCAGCTGCATCGACTGATCGTGACCAGTGCGACCTATCGACAGACGTCCGATGTTCCCGCCGAAGACTACCGGCGTGATCCCGAAAACCGGCTGCTGGCCCGTGGGCCCCGGTTCCGCATCTCCGCCGAAACCATCCGTGATACGATGCTCCACGCCAGTGGATTGCTATCCAAAAAGATGTACGGGCCCGGCGTTTACCCGCCTCAGCCGGAAAGCGTGGTCGCCCTCGCCTACGGCAACGAGAAGTGGCCGACCTCAACGGGTGAAGACCGTTATCGACGTTCTCTTTATACCTTCAGCAAACGTACGGCTCCGTTCGCCGCGTTCACGACTTTCGACGGTCCGACGGGCGAAACGTGCACCGTGCAGCGGGATCGCAGCAACACGCCGCTGCAGGCTCTGACGCTGCTCAACGATGAAATGTATCTCGAAATGGCCCGGGCCATGGCTCGCGATGTCGTCGACTCTGTTGCGACGCCGCAGGCGATCGTGCAGGAGATGTTCCGGCGTCTGGTGACGCGGCCGGCCACGGACGCCGAGCTGGAGACGATCCTCGCCTATCACGAACGGCAACGACAGCATCTGGACGATGATGCCGTCGCGGTGAAGGCTGTGACCGGCGAAGAGAAGAGCGATTCTACCACGGCGGCGTGGATCCTCACGGCGCGGCTGCTGATGAATCTCGATGAAGCCATTACCAAGTTTTAA
- a CDS encoding sugar phosphate isomerase/epimerase family protein — protein sequence MFIAASTGCFADLSFENACTQIADLEFDRIEIELSSQREDFSIASIVADPDAAMTRCRTATRLSICALHVVSEIDPSDYTALFKFAKLLKVTQVTMPSLEIGTPFNDETDRLKHLVAQATQDGIRLSLKTQIGRLTEDPHTAIELCRAVKGLGLTLDPSHYTAGPHRDQDFDIVSPYTTHVHFRDSTPDKLQVPVGLGEIDYSRIISSLKRYDYRRAFSVDLLPELTEPSQRGLEMRKLRMLLESLL from the coding sequence GTGTTTATCGCTGCCTCGACCGGCTGTTTCGCAGATCTCAGCTTTGAGAACGCCTGCACCCAGATCGCCGATCTGGAATTCGATCGCATTGAAATCGAACTGAGCAGTCAGCGGGAAGATTTTTCCATCGCCAGTATCGTGGCCGATCCCGATGCGGCCATGACTCGCTGTCGGACTGCCACGCGTCTATCCATCTGTGCCCTGCATGTCGTTTCGGAGATCGATCCGTCCGACTACACGGCTCTATTCAAATTCGCCAAACTCCTGAAGGTGACCCAGGTCACGATGCCTTCGCTGGAGATCGGCACGCCGTTCAACGACGAAACCGACCGGCTCAAGCATCTGGTTGCACAGGCAACGCAGGACGGAATCCGTCTTTCGCTGAAGACGCAGATCGGCCGGTTGACGGAGGATCCGCATACCGCGATCGAACTCTGCCGGGCGGTCAAAGGACTGGGACTGACACTGGATCCGAGCCATTACACCGCGGGTCCGCACCGGGATCAGGACTTCGATATCGTCTCTCCGTACACAACTCACGTGCACTTCCGCGATTCGACACCCGACAAGCTGCAGGTTCCGGTGGGATTGGGTGAAATCGATTACAGCCGCATTATCTCCAGCCTGAAACGCTACGATTATCGTCGGGCGTTCAGCGTCGATCTGTTGCCCGAACTGACCGAACCGAGTCAGCGCGGTCTCGAAATGCGGAAACTGCGGATGCTGCTCGAGTCACTGCTCTAA
- a CDS encoding DUF1501 domain-containing protein, translating into MLNVNGPKYKLCDGMTRRSALQIGGLALGGLSLPQILQAEQSQGIRNNKKGVIMIFLPGGPPHQDMWDIKTDAPAEIRGEFSPIDTNVPGIQIGEMFPRIAQIADKCAFVRSIVGATGSHHAFQCLTGNSDRQQPPGGWPSMGSVLSHVYGSRDPAVPAFVGLSPKTGHAPWGDPGQPGFLGVAHAPFQPHGDGREDMTLNGISVDRLSDRKNVLASLDTYRRTADATGMMDGMDAFSQQAFGILTSSKLADALDVEKEPVHVRDRYGRGTAKLQSDGGPKLLDNFLVARRLIEAGVRCVSLCFSRWDWHGGNFKRGREDMPMLDQALSALIEDLEQRGLLDDISVVCWGEFGRTPKINSNGGRDHWPRVSCAFLAGGGMRTGQVIGATNRLGEYATERPVHFQEVFATLYHQLGINIDDLTLNDLQGRPRYLIDHNIHRPMRELV; encoded by the coding sequence ATGTTGAACGTAAATGGGCCGAAGTACAAGCTGTGCGATGGCATGACGCGTCGCTCCGCTCTCCAGATTGGCGGGCTCGCGCTCGGAGGCCTTTCGCTGCCTCAGATCCTGCAGGCCGAGCAGTCTCAGGGGATCCGAAACAATAAGAAGGGCGTGATCATGATCTTCCTGCCTGGTGGGCCGCCTCACCAGGACATGTGGGATATCAAGACGGACGCTCCCGCCGAGATTCGCGGTGAGTTCTCCCCGATCGACACTAACGTCCCCGGGATTCAGATTGGCGAGATGTTTCCGCGGATCGCACAGATTGCCGACAAGTGCGCCTTTGTCCGTTCAATCGTCGGCGCGACCGGCTCGCATCACGCGTTTCAATGTCTGACAGGCAACTCCGATCGTCAACAGCCTCCCGGCGGCTGGCCGTCGATGGGCTCAGTCCTTTCCCATGTGTACGGCTCCCGAGATCCCGCCGTGCCCGCGTTTGTCGGACTGTCTCCGAAGACCGGCCATGCTCCCTGGGGCGATCCCGGTCAGCCCGGTTTTCTCGGTGTGGCTCATGCTCCGTTCCAGCCGCATGGCGATGGGCGCGAAGATATGACGCTCAACGGCATTTCGGTGGATCGGCTCAGCGATCGAAAGAACGTTCTCGCCTCCCTCGACACATACCGTCGAACGGCTGATGCCACCGGAATGATGGACGGGATGGACGCCTTCTCGCAGCAGGCCTTCGGCATTCTGACATCGAGCAAACTTGCCGATGCTCTGGACGTCGAGAAGGAGCCGGTGCACGTTCGCGACCGGTACGGTCGTGGTACAGCCAAACTGCAGTCCGATGGAGGCCCGAAGCTGCTCGACAACTTCCTGGTCGCACGTCGCCTCATTGAAGCCGGCGTTCGGTGCGTTTCGCTCTGCTTCAGTCGCTGGGATTGGCATGGCGGCAACTTCAAGCGCGGCCGGGAAGACATGCCGATGCTCGATCAGGCTCTCAGCGCATTGATTGAAGACCTGGAACAGCGGGGTCTGCTGGATGATATCAGCGTCGTCTGCTGGGGCGAATTTGGTCGCACGCCGAAGATTAACAGTAACGGCGGTCGCGATCATTGGCCGCGTGTTTCCTGTGCGTTCCTCGCCGGTGGGGGCATGCGAACCGGTCAGGTCATCGGTGCCACGAATCGACTCGGCGAGTACGCCACGGAACGGCCAGTGCATTTCCAGGAAGTCTTCGCGACGTTGTATCACCAGCTGGGGATCAACATCGACGACCTGACTCTCAACGACTTGCAGGGCCGCCCCCGATATCTGATCGACCATAACATCCATCGCCCGATGCGGGAGCTGGTGTAG
- a CDS encoding MOSC domain-containing protein codes for MSLMQDLLNSPMGIGRVEWIGISPGRRESIVAIESVQVQEKTGIDGDHHAGSGRGKRQVTLIQAEHLPAIAAFLGREAIEPELLRRNIVVSGLNLLVLKERTFRIGTAVLKGSGPCAPCSRMEETLRPGGYAAMRGHGGITATVEQGGQIRTGDAVQTLDVDSSGAD; via the coding sequence ATGTCGCTCATGCAGGACCTGCTGAACAGTCCGATGGGAATTGGACGGGTGGAGTGGATTGGGATCAGTCCGGGGCGGCGGGAATCGATTGTGGCTATCGAGAGCGTTCAGGTGCAGGAGAAGACCGGAATCGATGGGGATCATCATGCCGGCTCCGGTCGCGGCAAACGACAGGTCACGCTGATTCAGGCTGAACATCTCCCGGCTATTGCGGCTTTTCTGGGACGCGAGGCGATCGAGCCGGAACTGCTACGGAGAAATATTGTCGTTTCTGGACTGAACCTGCTGGTCCTGAAGGAGCGTACGTTCCGGATCGGCACGGCGGTTTTGAAGGGATCTGGCCCGTGTGCTCCTTGTTCGCGGATGGAAGAAACGCTGCGACCCGGCGGTTATGCGGCGATGCGGGGGCACGGCGGAATCACCGCGACGGTCGAGCAGGGCGGTCAGATTCGAACCGGCGACGCGGTGCAGACGCTCGATGTCGATTCGAGTGGCGCAGACTGA
- a CDS encoding tetratricopeptide repeat protein yields MKSEHRHELAQNDLEVALNKSRMKFREIAEVHGNRILLWLSALLLLIAAAVYATRTSQATNADGWAALTGAQNAQELAGIAESYDGTPIGDLAQLKSAEQYLQTGVQLMFTDREAALTELDEAKTIFEKVLNQSSSLPIVKDRALFGLASTLETTSGGDFTEAIAAYEKLLNESPESPFKEITEARLKDLKRSNAKQFYTWFAEQKPKPQDLEQPRDLMPQMPDMPAPSGTSSDTPEGTTSSNPTLSVPGAPAFPPVMNAPAGTSTPAKAPAMPTPEGTTATPPATTATPAPAGTSTPAPETTSDGQ; encoded by the coding sequence ATGAAAAGCGAACATCGCCACGAACTGGCACAGAACGACCTGGAAGTAGCGCTCAATAAGTCGCGGATGAAGTTCCGCGAGATCGCCGAGGTCCACGGAAACCGGATTCTTCTCTGGCTGTCGGCTCTGCTGCTGTTGATTGCCGCGGCGGTTTACGCCACGCGCACCAGCCAGGCCACGAACGCCGATGGCTGGGCCGCTCTGACCGGTGCTCAGAACGCTCAGGAGCTGGCTGGCATCGCCGAGTCTTACGACGGCACGCCGATCGGCGATCTCGCTCAGCTAAAGAGTGCCGAGCAGTATCTGCAGACCGGCGTTCAGCTGATGTTTACCGATCGCGAAGCGGCACTGACCGAACTGGACGAAGCGAAAACGATCTTCGAGAAGGTCCTGAATCAGTCGAGTTCATTGCCGATCGTTAAGGATCGTGCCCTGTTCGGACTGGCCTCGACACTCGAAACGACTTCCGGCGGCGATTTCACCGAAGCGATTGCCGCTTACGAGAAACTCCTCAATGAGTCACCAGAATCTCCGTTCAAAGAGATTACCGAAGCCCGCCTGAAGGATCTGAAGCGTTCTAACGCCAAGCAGTTCTACACCTGGTTTGCCGAGCAGAAACCGAAGCCGCAGGACTTGGAGCAGCCCCGGGATCTGATGCCGCAGATGCCCGACATGCCCGCCCCATCGGGGACGTCCAGCGACACTCCGGAAGGCACAACCTCGTCGAATCCGACGCTGTCTGTTCCGGGAGCTCCCGCTTTCCCGCCGGTCATGAACGCTCCGGCTGGAACTTCAACGCCGGCCAAGGCTCCCGCCATGCCGACTCCAGAAGGAACAACCGCGACTCCGCCGGCGACCACGGCTACGCCCGCTCCCGCCGGCACCTCCACTCCGGCGCCTGAAACCACGTCTGATGGACAGTAA
- a CDS encoding RluA family pseudouridine synthase: MDSNDDNTFAAEATEIDVDRRLDYWLSVRFPEFSRSQWQRLISAGGVTINGRPVKPSWKLRLGEQIAGGYPEPSIPAVLPPAPQISLNILYEDDHIVVLNKQAGLIVHPGKANYGGTLVNALIHHFEKLSGTGGAHRPGIVHRLDRDTTGVIVVAKDDQTHDHISAQFADRTVEKEYQAVVWGKLEFDTDFVETHIRAHSKHREKMIVCGPDPEARLAQTFYEVQERFRDFTAVKMLPKTGRTHQLRVHMQHLGHPIVADSLYRGHSIVHLADLLDSREHLTENPCLISRQALHAHRLQFDHPATGERVEFIAPIPDDMERLLAALREHRRES, from the coding sequence ATGGACAGTAACGACGACAACACGTTTGCCGCGGAAGCAACCGAAATCGATGTGGATCGCCGGCTGGATTATTGGCTGAGCGTGCGCTTTCCGGAGTTCTCGCGGTCCCAGTGGCAGAGACTCATTTCGGCGGGCGGCGTCACCATCAATGGTCGTCCGGTGAAACCGTCGTGGAAGTTGCGTCTCGGCGAGCAGATCGCCGGCGGCTACCCGGAACCTTCCATCCCCGCCGTGTTGCCTCCTGCGCCACAGATCTCGCTCAACATTCTGTATGAGGACGATCATATTGTCGTGCTCAACAAGCAGGCCGGGCTGATCGTGCATCCAGGAAAAGCCAATTACGGCGGCACGCTCGTCAACGCGCTGATTCATCATTTCGAGAAGCTCAGCGGAACTGGCGGCGCGCATCGGCCGGGCATCGTGCATCGTCTCGATCGGGATACGACCGGCGTTATTGTCGTAGCCAAAGACGATCAGACGCACGACCACATCTCCGCTCAGTTCGCCGACCGGACCGTCGAGAAGGAATACCAGGCGGTGGTCTGGGGAAAACTCGAGTTTGATACGGACTTCGTCGAAACGCACATCCGGGCGCACTCGAAGCATCGTGAAAAGATGATCGTTTGTGGTCCCGATCCCGAAGCCCGGCTCGCCCAGACATTCTATGAGGTCCAGGAGCGATTCCGCGATTTCACCGCCGTGAAGATGCTGCCGAAGACCGGACGAACGCATCAGCTGCGGGTGCACATGCAGCATCTCGGGCACCCGATCGTGGCCGACAGCCTCTATCGAGGTCACTCGATCGTCCATCTGGCGGATCTGCTCGATTCGCGGGAACATCTGACCGAAAACCCCTGCCTGATCAGCCGCCAGGCGCTGCACGCTCACCGCCTGCAGTTTGATCATCCGGCGACCGGGGAGCGGGTGGAATTCATCGCTCCGATCCCGGACGACATGGAGCGGCTGCTGGCCGCTTTAAGAGAGCATCGCCGCGAGTCCTGA
- a CDS encoding PH domain-containing protein, translating to MSEQPREIHEPVPEREETLKEYHPAMFANHPFSYIGLAILLVGGAIGSIAFLVMGNPGAALGCFVAFLFGAISFGWWKLNVHFKVLSVTEKRTLYRQGILSKRTNEVQHDDVRNIQMDQSFFQRILGVGDLAVSSSGQDDMEIEIKGIESAQEIVDLIRRYQ from the coding sequence GTGAGCGAGCAACCACGAGAGATCCACGAGCCCGTGCCAGAGCGGGAAGAGACGCTCAAGGAATATCACCCGGCGATGTTCGCCAATCATCCCTTTTCCTACATCGGGCTGGCCATTCTGCTGGTCGGAGGCGCAATCGGGAGCATCGCGTTCCTGGTCATGGGAAATCCGGGAGCCGCCCTCGGCTGCTTCGTCGCCTTTCTCTTTGGAGCCATCTCCTTCGGCTGGTGGAAGCTCAATGTCCACTTCAAGGTGCTGTCCGTGACCGAGAAGCGAACGCTGTATCGGCAGGGAATCCTCTCCAAGCGCACCAACGAAGTCCAGCACGACGACGTCCGCAATATTCAAATGGACCAGTCGTTCTTTCAGCGAATCCTCGGCGTCGGCGATCTGGCGGTCTCCAGCTCCGGCCAGGACGACATGGAAATCGAGATCAAGGGCATCGAATCGGCCCAGGAAATCGTCGACCTCATCCGCCGCTATCAGTAG
- a CDS encoding glutamate synthase subunit beta translates to MGKPTGFKEIARKTPSERDPLSRLKDWQEFAPQLPVVELKNQGARCMDCGVPFCHTGGLIANMAAGCPVNNLIPEWNDLVYHDQWHEALDRLHKTNNFPEFTGRVCPAPCEGSCVLGINEPPVTIKNIERSIIDRGFEEGWVNARIPKTRTGKTAAVIGSGPAGLAAADQLNQAGHEVTVYERSDRVGGLLMYGIPNMKLEKPIVERRINLLKEEGITFVTNTEIGKDISADELRGKFDAVVLATGSTVPNDFFANTPGRKLKGIHHAMEFLHANTKSLLDSNLEDGNYISAKDKHVIVIGGGDTGNDCLGTSLRHGCKSLVNFEIVPQSPNERAANNPWPQWPRVHRVDYGHKEAAAVFDYSADPNKSLQNDPREYAIQTVEFLDDGNGNLRGVKTVQLDWSRPAKSGAPFSPIEGTEKEWPADLVFLALGFRGPEQTVAQQLGVETDNRSNYQAEYGKYTTNVEGVFAAGDCRRGQSLIVWAINEGREAARECDRFLMGTTQLP, encoded by the coding sequence ATGGGTAAGCCAACCGGATTTAAAGAAATCGCCCGCAAGACGCCGTCCGAGCGGGATCCCCTGTCCCGCCTCAAGGACTGGCAGGAGTTCGCACCACAACTCCCGGTCGTCGAACTGAAGAATCAGGGCGCCCGCTGTATGGACTGCGGCGTTCCCTTCTGCCACACCGGCGGCCTGATCGCCAACATGGCGGCCGGGTGCCCCGTGAACAATCTGATCCCGGAGTGGAACGATCTGGTCTATCACGATCAGTGGCACGAAGCCCTGGACCGACTGCATAAGACCAACAACTTTCCAGAATTCACCGGACGGGTTTGCCCGGCTCCGTGTGAAGGCTCCTGCGTGCTCGGCATCAACGAGCCGCCCGTGACGATCAAGAACATCGAACGTTCGATCATCGATCGCGGCTTCGAGGAAGGCTGGGTCAATGCTCGCATCCCGAAGACCCGCACCGGAAAAACGGCCGCGGTCATCGGCTCGGGCCCCGCCGGTCTGGCGGCTGCCGACCAGCTCAATCAGGCCGGACACGAAGTCACCGTCTACGAACGGTCCGATCGGGTCGGCGGACTGCTCATGTATGGCATTCCCAACATGAAGCTGGAAAAGCCGATCGTCGAACGCCGGATTAATCTGCTCAAAGAAGAAGGCATTACCTTCGTTACGAACACGGAGATCGGCAAGGATATCTCGGCTGACGAGCTTCGCGGCAAGTTCGACGCCGTGGTTCTCGCCACCGGTTCGACCGTTCCGAACGACTTCTTCGCCAACACGCCGGGTCGAAAGCTGAAGGGCATCCATCACGCGATGGAGTTCCTGCACGCCAATACCAAGAGCCTGCTCGACTCGAATCTCGAAGATGGCAATTACATCTCCGCCAAAGACAAGCACGTCATTGTCATCGGTGGGGGGGATACCGGTAACGACTGCCTGGGCACGAGCCTGCGTCACGGTTGCAAAAGCCTCGTGAACTTCGAAATTGTTCCCCAGTCGCCGAACGAACGTGCCGCCAACAACCCGTGGCCGCAATGGCCCCGCGTGCACCGTGTTGATTACGGCCACAAGGAAGCGGCTGCCGTCTTTGATTACTCGGCCGATCCCAACAAGTCACTGCAGAACGACCCTCGCGAGTACGCCATTCAGACGGTCGAATTCCTCGACGATGGCAACGGCAACCTGCGGGGCGTCAAAACAGTTCAGCTCGACTGGAGCCGCCCGGCCAAAAGCGGGGCTCCGTTCTCGCCGATCGAAGGGACCGAAAAGGAATGGCCGGCTGATCTGGTCTTCCTGGCACTCGGTTTCCGGGGACCGGAACAGACGGTGGCTCAGCAGTTGGGTGTCGAGACCGACAACCGCTCGAATTACCAGGCCGAGTACGGCAAGTACACGACCAATGTCGAAGGCGTCTTCGCCGCCGGCGACTGCCGCCGTGGTCAAAGCCTGATCGTCTGGGCCATCAATGAAGGCCGGGAAGCCGCCCGCGAATGCGACCGCTTCCTGATGGGGACTACTCAACTCCCGTAG